The Streptomyces sp. HSG2 genome has a segment encoding these proteins:
- a CDS encoding ribonuclease D encodes MTDAHETAADRPLRTTGGAPPDEPGSPAQAPTPLLEPGEGVPPVVADPAALAETIEAFAAGSGPVAVDAERASGYRYGQRAYLVQIRRQGAGTALIDPVACPDLTALGGVLADAEWVLHAATQDLPCLREIGMAPATLFDTELAGRLAGFPRVGLGAMVEGVLGYTLEKGHSAVDWSTRPLPEPWLRYAALDVELLVDLRDALEKDLERQGKLEWARQEFHAIASAPPPEPRRDPWRRTSGMHKVRRRRQLAVVRELWQARDLVARRRDVSPGKVLSDAAIVEAALALPTDARTLAALNGFGRVNRRQLEQWQSAVDRARSLPESRLPHPGQAVPGPPPPRAWADKDPVAAARLTAARGAVTALAERLDLPPENLVTPDTVRRVCWEPPAVVSAETVADALSAHGARPWQVRLVTPLLTAALAT; translated from the coding sequence GTGACCGACGCCCACGAAACCGCAGCAGACCGTCCCCTGCGCACCACCGGAGGCGCCCCTCCGGACGAGCCCGGATCTCCTGCCCAGGCGCCGACCCCCTTGCTGGAACCCGGGGAGGGCGTCCCACCGGTCGTGGCCGACCCGGCCGCGCTGGCCGAGACGATCGAGGCGTTCGCGGCGGGCTCGGGCCCGGTCGCCGTGGACGCGGAGCGCGCCTCCGGCTACCGCTACGGCCAACGCGCCTACTTGGTCCAGATTCGCCGGCAGGGGGCCGGCACCGCCCTGATCGACCCCGTGGCCTGCCCCGACCTGACCGCGCTGGGCGGGGTCCTGGCGGACGCGGAGTGGGTGCTGCACGCCGCCACCCAGGACCTGCCGTGTCTGCGGGAGATAGGAATGGCACCCGCCACTCTGTTCGACACCGAGCTGGCCGGTCGACTGGCCGGCTTCCCCCGGGTCGGCCTCGGCGCCATGGTGGAGGGGGTTCTCGGCTACACGTTGGAAAAGGGCCACTCCGCCGTCGACTGGTCCACCCGCCCCTTGCCCGAGCCCTGGCTGCGCTACGCCGCCCTGGACGTGGAACTCCTGGTGGACCTGCGCGACGCGCTGGAGAAGGATCTGGAGCGGCAGGGCAAGCTGGAATGGGCCCGACAGGAGTTCCACGCCATCGCCTCCGCGCCACCACCCGAACCGCGGCGCGACCCCTGGCGCCGCACCTCGGGCATGCACAAGGTACGGCGACGCAGGCAGTTGGCGGTCGTCCGCGAGCTGTGGCAGGCGCGGGACCTCGTCGCCAGGCGCCGGGACGTGTCGCCCGGGAAGGTGCTGTCGGACGCGGCGATCGTGGAGGCCGCCCTCGCGCTGCCGACCGACGCCCGGACCCTCGCCGCGCTGAACGGCTTCGGCCGGGTCAACCGTCGCCAGTTGGAGCAGTGGCAGTCCGCCGTGGACCGGGCCAGGTCTCTGCCCGAGTCCCGTTTGCCGCACCCCGGACAGGCCGTGCCCGGACCTCCGCCGCCACGGGCCTGGGCCGACAAGGACCCGGTCGCCGCCGCCCGCCTGACCGCCGCGCGCGGTGCCGTGACGGCCCTGGCGGAGCGACTGGACCTGCCGCCGGAGAACCTCGTCACCCCCGACACGGTCCGCCGGGTGTGCTGGGAGCCACCGGCCGTCGTGTCCGCCGAGACCGTGGCCGACGCGCTGAGCGCGCACGGGGCCCGCCCATGGCAGGTCCGACTGGTGACACCCCTTCTCACGGCCGCGCTGGCGACCTGA
- a CDS encoding 3-hydroxyacyl-CoA dehydrogenase NAD-binding domain-containing protein, with product MSTTAELLKGAAELFPGEVVTQAHVRHLDLPLGAGRFALITLDNGHDHTKPTTFGPQSLGNLDAALDQVEREAAAGEIVGVGVTGKPFIFAVGADLKGVELLKEHQDALAMGKGGHDVFKRLASLGVPTFAYYNGAAMGGGVEVGLHCTYRTVSSAVPAFSLPEVFLGLVPGWGGCVLLPNLIGPEKAVSVIIENSLNQNKQLKGAQVHELGIADAIFEGADFLEQSLIWTAAVLKGEIRVERPAIDRGEAWDQAVARGRAIADAKVHGAAPAAYRALDIIAAAKDGDTQRGFDAEDQALADLIMGGELRAGIYAFNLVQKRGKRPVGAPDKSLARPVTKVGVVGAGLMASQLALLFLRRLEVPVVLTDIDQERVDKGVGYVHAEIDKLLGKGRIGQDKANRLKALVSGVLDKAEGFADADFVIEAVFEEMGVKQQVFAEVEAVAPAHAILATNTSSLSVSEMAAKLKHPERVVGFHFFNPVAVLPLLEIVRGDETDDASLATAFSVAKKLKKTAVLVKDAPAFVVNRILTRFMGEIQNVIDEGTPVPVAERAVEPLGLPMSPLVLLELVGPAIGLHVSETLNRAFPDRFTVSPSLKAVVEAGKRGFYVHDSGKPELDPEVTALLKQGDTVLTEEQVRTRVLDAVAREIGLMLEEGVVAEAQDVDLCLITGAGWPFHLGGITPYLDREGVGERVNGKRFLPVGVADVPA from the coding sequence GTGAGCACCACCGCAGAGCTGCTGAAGGGTGCCGCCGAGTTGTTTCCCGGCGAGGTCGTCACCCAGGCGCACGTACGCCACCTCGACCTCCCCCTGGGGGCCGGGCGCTTCGCGCTGATCACGCTGGACAACGGCCACGACCACACCAAGCCGACGACGTTCGGCCCCCAGTCGCTGGGGAACCTGGACGCCGCGCTGGACCAGGTGGAGCGCGAGGCCGCCGCCGGCGAGATCGTCGGCGTGGGCGTCACCGGAAAGCCGTTCATCTTCGCCGTCGGCGCCGACCTCAAGGGCGTCGAACTTCTCAAGGAGCACCAGGACGCGCTCGCCATGGGCAAGGGCGGCCACGACGTCTTCAAACGCCTGGCCTCGCTCGGGGTGCCGACCTTCGCCTACTACAACGGCGCGGCCATGGGCGGGGGCGTCGAGGTGGGCCTGCACTGCACCTACCGGACGGTCTCCTCGGCGGTGCCCGCCTTCTCGCTGCCCGAGGTCTTCCTCGGCTTGGTCCCCGGCTGGGGTGGCTGCGTGCTGCTGCCGAACCTGATCGGCCCGGAGAAGGCCGTCTCGGTGATCATCGAGAACAGCCTGAACCAGAACAAGCAGCTCAAGGGCGCGCAGGTCCACGAGCTCGGGATCGCGGACGCCATCTTCGAGGGCGCCGACTTCCTGGAGCAGTCGCTGATCTGGACAGCGGCCGTCCTCAAGGGCGAGATCCGCGTCGAGCGCCCGGCGATCGACCGCGGCGAGGCCTGGGACCAGGCCGTGGCCCGCGGGCGGGCCATCGCCGACGCCAAGGTGCACGGCGCCGCACCGGCCGCCTACCGCGCCCTGGACATCATCGCCGCGGCCAAGGACGGCGACACGCAGCGAGGCTTCGACGCCGAGGACCAGGCGCTCGCCGACCTGATCATGGGCGGTGAGCTGCGGGCCGGCATCTACGCCTTCAACCTGGTGCAGAAGCGCGGCAAGCGGCCCGTCGGCGCGCCCGACAAGAGCCTGGCGCGCCCGGTCACCAAGGTGGGTGTCGTCGGGGCCGGGCTGATGGCCTCACAGCTGGCGCTGCTCTTCCTGCGCCGCCTGGAGGTGCCGGTCGTGCTGACCGACATCGACCAGGAGCGCGTCGACAAGGGCGTCGGCTACGTCCACGCCGAGATCGACAAGCTGCTCGGCAAGGGACGCATCGGCCAGGACAAGGCCAACCGGCTGAAGGCACTGGTCAGCGGGGTCCTGGACAAGGCCGAGGGCTTCGCGGACGCGGACTTCGTCATCGAGGCCGTCTTCGAGGAGATGGGCGTCAAGCAGCAGGTGTTCGCGGAGGTCGAGGCGGTCGCCCCGGCGCACGCCATCCTGGCCACCAACACCTCCTCCCTGTCGGTCTCCGAGATGGCCGCGAAACTGAAGCACCCCGAGCGGGTGGTCGGCTTCCACTTCTTCAACCCGGTCGCCGTGCTGCCGCTGCTGGAGATCGTCCGGGGCGACGAGACGGACGACGCCTCCCTGGCGACGGCCTTCTCCGTCGCCAAGAAGCTGAAGAAGACCGCCGTGCTGGTCAAGGACGCGCCGGCGTTCGTCGTCAACCGGATCCTGACCCGCTTCATGGGAGAGATCCAGAACGTCATCGACGAAGGCACACCGGTTCCCGTCGCCGAGCGGGCCGTCGAGCCGCTCGGCCTGCCGATGTCGCCGCTGGTCCTGCTGGAGTTGGTCGGCCCGGCAATCGGCCTGCACGTCTCGGAGACCCTCAACAGGGCCTTCCCGGACCGCTTCACCGTCTCGCCCAGCCTCAAGGCGGTCGTCGAGGCCGGCAAGCGGGGGTTCTACGTCCACGACAGCGGCAAGCCGGAGCTGGACCCGGAGGTGACGGCGCTGCTGAAGCAGGGCGACACCGTCCTGACCGAGGAGCAGGTGCGGACCCGTGTCCTGGACGCGGTCGCCCGCGAGATCGGCCTGATGCTGGAAGAGGGCGTCG
- a CDS encoding response regulator transcription factor produces the protein MSVLLEQPASLVAYRPNKPTAMVVVADPRVRSTVTRHLWALGVRDVIEASSIAEARPRVGNPRDICVADVHLPDGSGLTLLSETRAAGWPNGLALSAADDIGAVRNALAGGVKGYVVTGTRTNLGLPGRPGAAPIGAAAARLHRRPPGAPSHPGGYRELSGREVEVLRLVAEGQSNKAIGVSMGLSALTVKSHLARIARKLGTGDRAGMVAVALRTGIIH, from the coding sequence GTGTCCGTTCTTCTCGAGCAGCCCGCAAGCCTGGTCGCCTACCGCCCGAACAAGCCCACCGCCATGGTGGTCGTCGCCGACCCCCGCGTCCGCTCCACCGTCACCCGCCACTTGTGGGCGCTCGGCGTGCGCGACGTGATCGAGGCCTCGTCCATCGCGGAGGCTCGTCCCCGCGTCGGCAACCCCCGTGACATCTGTGTGGCCGACGTCCATCTCCCCGACGGTTCCGGCCTGACGCTCCTGTCGGAGACCCGAGCCGCGGGCTGGCCGAACGGTCTCGCCCTGTCCGCCGCGGACGACATCGGCGCCGTTCGCAACGCCCTGGCGGGCGGGGTGAAGGGCTACGTCGTCACCGGCACGCGGACCAACCTCGGCCTGCCCGGCCGCCCCGGCGCCGCCCCCATCGGCGCCGCCGCGGCCCGCCTTCACCGCCGCCCCCCGGGTGCCCCGAGCCACCCGGGTGGCTACCGCGAACTGTCCGGCCGTGAGGTGGAGGTGCTGCGACTGGTCGCCGAAGGCCAGTCGAACAAGGCGATCGGGGTCTCCATGGGACTGTCCGCGCTGACCGTCAAGAGCCACCTCGCCAGGATCGCCCGCAAGCTCGGCACCGGGGACCGCGCCGGAATGGTGGCCGTGGCCCTGCGGACCGGCATCATCCACTGA
- a CDS encoding acetyl-CoA C-acyltransferase → MPRTVRDVVFVDGVRTPFGKAGPKGVYHETRADDLVVKAIRELLRRNPGLDPKKIDEVAIAATTQIGDQGLTIGRTAGILAGLPQSVPGYSIDRMCAGAMTAVTTTAGSIAFGAYDAVIAGGVEHMGRHPMGEGVDPNPRFVSEKLVDESAMFMGMTAENLHDRYPHITKRRADEYAVRSQEKAAKAYADGKIQQDLVPISVRRTNPEGGETGWGLVTTDEPMRPGTTLENLEGLKTPFRVHGRVTAGNAAGLNDGATASVIASEDFAREHGLPVKMRLVSYSFAGVEPEVMGYGPIPATEKALAQAGLSISDIGLFEINEAFAVQVLAFLDHYGIADDDPRVNQYGGAIAFGHPLASSGVRLMTQLAAQFEERPEVRYGLTTMCVGFGMGATVIWENPHFEGDK, encoded by the coding sequence GTGCCTCGTACCGTCAGGGACGTCGTCTTCGTCGACGGCGTCCGTACCCCGTTCGGCAAGGCGGGCCCGAAGGGCGTCTACCACGAGACCCGCGCCGACGACCTCGTCGTGAAGGCGATCCGGGAGCTGCTGCGACGCAACCCCGGTCTCGACCCCAAGAAGATCGACGAGGTCGCCATCGCCGCGACCACGCAGATCGGCGACCAGGGACTGACCATCGGCCGCACCGCCGGCATCCTCGCCGGCCTGCCCCAGTCCGTCCCCGGCTACTCCATCGACCGGATGTGCGCGGGCGCCATGACCGCGGTGACCACCACCGCCGGTTCCATCGCCTTCGGCGCCTACGACGCCGTCATCGCCGGTGGTGTCGAGCACATGGGCCGCCACCCGATGGGCGAGGGCGTGGACCCGAACCCGCGGTTCGTCAGCGAGAAGCTCGTGGACGAGTCCGCCATGTTCATGGGGATGACCGCGGAGAACCTCCACGACCGCTACCCCCACATCACCAAGCGCCGGGCCGACGAGTACGCCGTGCGCTCCCAGGAGAAGGCCGCCAAGGCGTACGCGGACGGCAAGATCCAGCAGGACCTGGTCCCGATCTCGGTGCGCCGCACCAACCCCGAGGGCGGCGAGACCGGCTGGGGCCTGGTCACGACCGACGAACCGATGCGTCCCGGGACCACGCTGGAGAACCTCGAAGGCCTCAAGACCCCCTTCCGCGTGCACGGTCGGGTCACCGCGGGCAACGCGGCCGGCCTGAACGACGGCGCCACCGCCTCGGTCATCGCCTCCGAGGACTTCGCGCGCGAACACGGCCTGCCGGTCAAGATGCGTCTGGTCTCCTACTCCTTCGCCGGCGTAGAGCCCGAGGTGATGGGCTACGGCCCGATCCCCGCCACGGAGAAGGCGCTGGCCCAGGCCGGACTGTCCATCTCCGACATCGGCCTGTTCGAGATCAACGAGGCCTTCGCCGTGCAGGTGCTGGCCTTCCTCGACCACTACGGCATCGCCGACGACGACCCGCGCGTCAACCAATACGGCGGCGCGATCGCCTTCGGCCACCCCCTGGCCTCCTCCGGCGTGCGGCTGATGACCCAGCTCGCCGCCCAGTTCGAGGAGCGGCCCGAGGTCCGCTACGGCCTCACCACCATGTGCGTCGGCTTCGGCATGGGCGCGACCGTCATCTGGGAGAACCCGCACTTCGAGGGGGACAAGTGA